A segment of the Asinibacterium sp. OR53 genome:
AAGAAAAAATGAGGCCCAAGCCACGAATGCCAATCGGGTTTAAGCCGCAATAAAGGGTATAAAAAAGGAGTTATTTTCTAATAACTCCTTTTGAACTGTAGAGTGCGGAAGAGGAGATTCGAACTCCCACGGCTGTTACCCCGCTACCACCTCAAAGTAGTGCGTCTACCAATTTCGCCACCTCCGCAAGTATTGAGGACTGCAAAAGTAAAGGAAAACAGTCTAAAAATTACATCCGTTCAGGTACTTTTATTCCCAGTACGGCCATCCCTTTTTTAATAACACCTGCCGTAAGCTGGGCCAGTTGTAAGCGCAGCTCTTTTTTATCAGCCGTTTCGGCATTGCTAATGGAATGTTCTGTATAGAATGAGCTGAAAGTCTTAGCCAGATTAAAAATATAGATGGCCACTTTAGACGGATCATGCTCGCTTGCCGCTTCCTGCAATACGGAAGGGAATTGCTCCAATTCTATGGTCAGGGCTTTCTCCAGTGGCAGGAGGCTATTGCCGATATTGCCACTTTCTGGCATGGATTTACGTAACACGCTTTTGATGCGGGCATGTGTATATTGAATGAAAGGCCCGGTAAACCCATGGAAATCGATGCTCTCTTCGGGATTGAAGATCATTTTTTTTCGGGGATCCACCCGTAACAGGAAAAATTTTAATGCACCCAAACCAATCGTGTCATAGAGTTCGGCAAGTTCGGCAGTAGAAAAATCTTTTACTTTTCCCAGCTCTTCTGTTTTCTGCCGGGCTATGTTCACCATTTCATCCACGAGGTCGTCTGCATCCACTACGGTCCCTTCGCGGCTTTTCATCTTACCTGAAGGCAATTCCACCATGCCATAGCTCAGGTGATAAATGCCATCAGCCGATGGGAGATTCAGTTTCTGGCAGATCAGCTTCAATACCTTGAAATGATAATTCTGTTCATCACCTACCACATAAATACTTTGGTCTACATTAAACTCTTTCTGTTTCTGTTCAGCAAGCCCTATGTCCTGCGTGATGTATACTGAAGTGCCGTCTTTCCGTTGCACCAGCTTTTCATCCAGTCCATCGTTGGTGAGGTCGATCCACACACTGTTATCTTCTTTCTTTACAAAAACACCTTTGGACAAGCCTTCTTCCACCAGGTCTTTACCCAGCAGGTAGGTATTGCTCTCATAGTAAACCTTGTCAAAATTGCTGCCGATCCTTTGATAAGTAACGTCGAATCCTTCATATACCCAGCTGTTCATCCTGCGCCAGAGCTCCATCACTTCAGGTTTGCCGGCTTCCCAGTCGAGCAGCATTTGCTGCGTGGCTTTCATAATGGGGGCTTCTTTTTCAGCCAGCTCTTCCGTCATGCCGCTATCTACGAGTTCCTTTACCTGCTTTTTGTATGCATCGTTGAACTTCACATAATAATCTCCCACAAAATGATCTCCTTTGATGCTCGTACTTTGAGGGGTATCGCCGTTGCCGAAATACTGCCAGGCGATCATGCTCTTACAGATATGAATGCCCCTGTCGTTCACTACACAGGTCTTTACAATATCATGACCGGTAGTTTTAAGAATTTCTGCTACACTCCATCCCAGGAAATTGTTACGCAAGTGCCCGAGATGAAGGGGTTTATTGGTATTCGGAGAGGAATATTCCACCATTACTTTACTTCCGGTGGGGGCGCTGGCACCAAAGGAAAGGTTGGCTGCATTTGACTGGATGAACTGCAGCCAGTATCCATCGGCTATCGTCAGGTTGAGGAAGCCTTTAATGATGTTGAAACCGCTGAAAAGATCAGGATGCCGGTTGATCAGATGGCTACCCAATTCCTGGCCCAGGATATCCGGCGCTTTTTTTAACAGTTTTATAAAGCTGAAAAGTACCACCGTATAATCGCCTTCGAACTCGGGTTTGGTGGCATTGACCAGAACGTCATGAGGCTGTAAATCAATATTGTACAATTCTTTTAGTGCTTTTGCCGAGGCTACCTTAACCTTTAAAACAACGTTCATGGGCTTAACAATTTCGGGTTGCAAAAGTAACCAATTAAGCCCTACCTTCGCCGCCATTGATGCGAAAGTTGCACCAACATATCCGTAAACTGATCCTCGACACGGTGGACCTGTTCTACCCGTTGTTTCAAAAGATGATGCCACTGCAAACTTTCCGTTATGCAGCTTGCGGTGGTTTCAATACCTGTTTAGATATTACCCTGTTCTTTATTTCTTACAATTATATCCTGCAAAAACAGCCGGTTCATGTTGGTTTCCTTACCATCGGGGCACATATTGCCGCTTTTCTGATCGGGTTCTGTATAACATTTCCCATCGGTTTTTACCTCAGCAGGTATGTAGTGTTTCAGGCAACATCGGTTGCTAAACGCGAACAATTGGGCAAATACTTTATGGTGGTGCTGGGTTGCCTTTTCCTGAACTATGGCTTCCTGAAATTATTTGTGGATGTGCTTCACTGGTATCCTACGCCATCTAAATTGATCACTACGCTCTTCGTGGTAGCTTTCAGTTATGTTTCCCAGAAACATTTTACTTTCAAGACAGCCTGACACGATCGTTTTATCAGAATTGTAATCGTACACTGC
Coding sequences within it:
- the argS gene encoding arginine--tRNA ligase, translating into MNVVLKVKVASAKALKELYNIDLQPHDVLVNATKPEFEGDYTVVLFSFIKLLKKAPDILGQELGSHLINRHPDLFSGFNIIKGFLNLTIADGYWLQFIQSNAANLSFGASAPTGSKVMVEYSSPNTNKPLHLGHLRNNFLGWSVAEILKTTGHDIVKTCVVNDRGIHICKSMIAWQYFGNGDTPQSTSIKGDHFVGDYYVKFNDAYKKQVKELVDSGMTEELAEKEAPIMKATQQMLLDWEAGKPEVMELWRRMNSWVYEGFDVTYQRIGSNFDKVYYESNTYLLGKDLVEEGLSKGVFVKKEDNSVWIDLTNDGLDEKLVQRKDGTSVYITQDIGLAEQKQKEFNVDQSIYVVGDEQNYHFKVLKLICQKLNLPSADGIYHLSYGMVELPSGKMKSREGTVVDADDLVDEMVNIARQKTEELGKVKDFSTAELAELYDTIGLGALKFFLLRVDPRKKMIFNPEESIDFHGFTGPFIQYTHARIKSVLRKSMPESGNIGNSLLPLEKALTIELEQFPSVLQEAASEHDPSKVAIYIFNLAKTFSSFYTEHSISNAETADKKELRLQLAQLTAGVIKKGMAVLGIKVPERM
- a CDS encoding GtrA family protein; protein product: MRKLHQHIRKLILDTVDLFYPLFQKMMPLQTFRYAACGGFNTCLDITLFFISYNYILQKQPVHVGFLTIGAHIAAFLIGFCITFPIGFYLSRYVVFQATSVAKREQLGKYFMVVLGCLFLNYGFLKLFVDVLHWYPTPSKLITTLFVVAFSYVSQKHFTFKTA